In Juglans microcarpa x Juglans regia isolate MS1-56 chromosome 8D, Jm3101_v1.0, whole genome shotgun sequence, the following are encoded in one genomic region:
- the LOC121242576 gene encoding probable serine/threonine-protein kinase SIS8 isoform X6, giving the protein MKNLFKKLHIMSNQSEDADGSTTSKGNNSNEGSPDRLLHSRSHHNPEHKPLLGLSGWLNSVANRGSSSPPSSSNVTRGEKMEPSDLASPGDLDVVLDGARPDSGSSNSRDPDVEEEYQIQLALELSAREDPEAVQIEAVKQISLGSCAIDNTPAEVVAYRYWNYNSLSYDDKILDGFYDLYGVMAESTSERMPSLVDLQGTPVSDRVTWEAVLVNRAADANLLKLEQRALELAVKSRSNSLVFVGSNLVRKLAILVADYMGGPVGDPESMLRAWQSLSYSLKATLGSMVLPLGSLTIGLARHRALLFKVLADSVGLPCRLVKGQQYTGSDDVAMNVVKIDDGREYIVDLMADPGTLIPSDAAGSHIEYGESFYPASPLSRDIDSSYMASSSSGVGSSLEEQSDFGTSDKRSRFSNSVALVKESEDRGDLTSSANIISPTNSEEEHKSSSDDFISPSNLEKVPVRENPGKSSHPYIRARSPSWTEGVSSPAVRRMKVKDVSQYMIDAAKENPQLAQKLHDVLLESGVVAPPNLFTEIYQEQLDVLAVEAKSRTEDKDDNKQGSGNQEFKGQEDLGPAYFLPPLPPHRVHSKAHVSSGHLDTGKVTVSPIPSQSEAAPVKYSKNVPVAAAAAAAAAVVASSMVVAAAKSSIESNLELPVAAAATATAAAVVATSAAVSKQYEQVARSDGDADVARYDPCGYGDRHNDQSGAILEGERKSDGSAGNDSTKSDGGLDEVAECEISWEEITLGERIGLGSYGEVYRGDWHGTEVAVKRFLDQDIYGQSLEEFKSEVLLMKRLRHPNVVLFMGAVTRPPNLSIVTEFLPRLSGWPQKC; this is encoded by the exons ATGAAGAACCTTTTTAAGAAGCTTCATATCATGTCCAATCAATCGGAAGATGCAGATGGATCTACTACATCGAAGGGCAACAATTCTAATGAAGGGTCCCCTGATAGGCTTTTGCACTCTCGGTCCCATCATAATCCTGAGCATAAACCCCTTTTGGGGCTCTCGGGTTGGTTGAATTCAGTTGCTAATAGAGGTAGTTCAAGCCCCCCGTCGTCTTCAAATGTGACAAGGGGAGAAAAAATGGAACCGTCTGATTTGGCTAGCCCTGGTGATTTAGATGTTGTTTTGGATGGAGCGAGGCCTGATTCAGGTTCAAGTAACTCGAGGGATCCTGATGTAGAGGAAGAGTATCAGATACAACTGGCTTTGGAACTAAGTGCCAGGGAGGATCCTGAGGCAGTTCAGATTGAGGCTGTAAAGCAGATAAGTTTGGGCTCTTGTGCCATTGATAATACTCCGGCTGAAGTTGTCGCCTATCGATACTGG AATTACAATTCACTTAGTTATGATGACAAGATCCTGGATGGATTCTATGACCTGTATGGAGTTATGGCTGAATCAACCTCAGAAAGAATGCCTTCCCTAGTTGATCTGCAAGGAACACCAGTGTCAGACAGAGTCACCTGGGAAGCAGTTTTGGTCAATAGGGCTGCTGATGCTAATTTGTTGAAGCTTGAGCAGAGGGCTCTAGAGCTAGCTGTCAAATCAAGGTCCAATTCTCTCGTTTTTGTAGGTAGTAATTTGGTGAGAAAGCTTGCTATTTTAGTTGCTGACTATATGGGTGGACCAGTTGGGGATCCTGAAAGCATGTTGAGAGCATGGCAAAGTCTCAGTTACAGTTTGAAAGCAACCCTTGGTAGCATGGTTTTGCCACTTGGTTCTCTGACAATTGGATTGGCTCGTCACCGTGCATTGTTGTTCAAG GTTTTGGCGGATAGCGTGGGTTTGCCATGCCGGTTGGTGAAAGGACAGCAATACACGGGTTCTGATGATGTGGCTATGAATGTTGTAAAGATCGATGATGGAAG GGAGTACATTGTTGATTTAATGGCAGATCCTGGCACACTCATTCCATCTGATGCAGCTGGGTCACATATAGAATATGGTGAATCTTTCTATCCTGCAAGTCCTTTGTCCAGAGACATTGACTCCTCTTATATGGCCTCTTCAAGCAGTGGGGTTGGGAGTTCATTGGAAGAACAGTCAGACTTTGGGACATCGGACAAGAGGTCTAGGTTCAGCAATTCCGTTGCTTTAGTAAAAGAATCTGAGGACAGAGGTGATTTAACTTCTTCTGCAAATATAATCAGCCCAACTAACAGTGAGGAAGAGCACAAGTCATCTTCTGATGATTTTATATCTCCCTCCAATTTAGAGAAAGTGCCAGTGCGGGAGAATCCTGGCAAGTCTAGTCATCCTTACATTCGTGCAAGATCTCCTTCTTGGACTGAAGGTGTTAGCTCCCCTGCAGTACGTAGAATGAAGGTAAAAGATGTTTCGCAATACATGATCGATGCTGCCAAAGAGAATCCACAATTAGCTCAGAAACTTCATGATGTGCTACTTGAGAGTGGTGTTGTTGCTCCACCGAACTTGTTTACTGAAATTTATCAGGAGCAGTTAGATGTGTTGGCAGTTGAGGCAAAGTCTCGGACTGAAGATAAGGATGACAATAAGCAGGGGAGTGGAAACCAAGAATTCAAAGGTCAAGAAGATCTTGGTCCTGCTTACTTTTTGCCTCCTTTGCCTCCCCACAGAGTGCACTCTAAAGCACATGTTTCCTCTGGTCATCTGGATACAGGGAAAGTAACTGTGAGCCCTATCCCATCACAATCTGAAGCAGCTCCTGTGAAATATTCAAAAAACGTacctgttgctgctgctgcggcagcagcagcagctgtTGTCGCATCATCAATGGTAGTTGCTGCAGCAAAGTCAAGCATTGAGTCCAATCTTGAACTTCCTGTAGCAGCTGCTGCCACTGCTACTGCAGCAGCTGTGGTAGCAACATCTGCAGCTGTTAGTAAGCAGTATGAGCAGGTTGCAAGAAGTGATGGAGACGCAGATGTTGCTCGTTATGATCCTTGTGGTTATGGCGACCGCCATAATGATCAATCTGGAGCCATTTTAGAAGGCGAGAGAAAATCAGATGGATCAGCAGGTAATGATAGCACCAAATCTGATGGTGGATTGGATGAAGTTGCTGAATGTGAGATTTCATGGGAGGAAATCACCTTGGGTGAGCGTATCGGACTTG GATCATATGGAGAGGTATATCGTGGAGACTGGCACGGAACT GAAGTGGCTGTGAAGAGGTTTCTAGACC